One Choloepus didactylus isolate mChoDid1 chromosome 16, mChoDid1.pri, whole genome shotgun sequence DNA window includes the following coding sequences:
- the LOC119511771 gene encoding olfactory receptor 5M3-like: protein MPNFTDVTEFILLGLTSHPELQLLFFVVFLLVYIITLIGNIGMIILIRIGPQLNSPMYFFLSHLSFAGVWFSSNVTPKMLENLVSDSKTITYPGCIVQCFFFIAFVHVGVFILAMMAFDRYMAIGYPLLYGSRMSRTICIRLISFPYIYSFFISLISTLWTHGLYFCGNIEINHFYCTDPTLIKMACTGTFIKEYTMSTLADLNFSYSLLIIIISYIFILIAILKMHSSEGRKKAFSTCGSHLTTVTIFYGTLFFMYLRSPTEESVEQGKMVAVFYTTVIPMLNPMIYSLRNKDVKEAMNKGISRTFLIK from the coding sequence atgcccaaTTTTACTGATGTGACAGAATTTATTCTTTTGGGATTAACCAGTCATCCTGAATTGCAACtccttttctttgtggttttcttACTTGTGTACATTATCACCCTGATTGGGAATATTGGCATGATCATATTAATTAGGATTGGTCCCCAGCTCAATAGCCCCATGTACTTTTTTCTCAGTCATTTATCTTTTGCAGGTGTGTGGTTCTCCTCCAACGTCACACCTAAAATGCTGGAAAACTTGGTATCTGATTCCAAAACCATTACCTACCCTGGTTGCATTGTGCAGTGTTTTTTCTTCATTGCCTTTGTCCATGTAGGGGTCTTCATCCTTGCCATGATGGCCTTTGACAGATACATGGCAATTGGCTACCCTCTTCTCTATGGCAGCAGAATGTCAAGGACTATCTGTATTCGACTGATTTCTTTCCCTTATATATACAGCTTCTTTATTAGTCTGATCTCCACACTTTGGACCCATGGTTTGTACTTTTGTGGAAACATTGAGATCAACCACTTCTACTGTACAGACCCAACCCTCATCAAAATGGCCTGTACAGGGACTTTTATTAAAGAATACACCATGAGCACATTAGCAGATCTCAACTTCTCTTATTCTTTATTGATCATTATCATCTCCTACATATTTATCCTTATTGCCATCCTCAAAATGCATTcttcagaaggaagaaagaaagcctTCTCCACATGTGGGTCCCACCTGACCACTGTCACCATATTTTATGGAACGCTCTTTTTCATGTATCTTAGAAGCCCTACCGAGGAGTCTGTGGAGCAGGGGAAAATGGTGGCTGTGTTTTACACCACAGTAATTCCTATGTTGAACCCCATGATCTACAGTCTTAGGAATAAGGATGTAAAGGAGGCCATGAACAAAGGAATCAGtagaacatttttaattaaatga
- the LOC119511392 gene encoding olfactory receptor 8K5-like, protein MIILIKVDSHLHTSVYFFIRHLAFIDLGNSTVICPKMLVNFVVEKNTISYYACAIQLAFFLLFIISEFFILSAMAYDCYVVICNPLLYSVMTQRVCHVLVGIPYLYSTFQSLMATINIFTLTFCGSNVISHFYCDDIPLLPMLCSNAKEIGLLIIFSAFNMISSLLVVLVSYVLILITIFQMHCPEGRNKAFSTCASHLTVVIVFYGTLLFMYVQPKSGHSFDSDKKASVFYTLSWYLIPWSTA, encoded by the coding sequence ATGATCATTCTGATCAAGGTGGACTCCCACCTCCACACTTCTGTGTATTTCTTTATCAGACACCTGGCTTTCATTGATCTTGGCAATTCTACTGTCATTTGTCCCAAGATGCTTGTAAATTTTGTTgtggaaaaaaataccatttcttaTTATGCCTGTGCCATACAGTtggcttttttccttctgttcattATCAGTGAATTTTTCATCTTGTCAGCCATGGCCTATGACTGCTATGTGGTCATCTGTAACCCTCTGCTCTATAGTGTTATGACCCAGAGGGTTTGTCATGTGCTTGTGGGTATCCCCTACCTCTACAGCACCTTTCAGTCTTTGATGGCaactattaatatttttactttgaCCTTTTGTGGTTCAAATGTCATCAGTCATTTTTACTGTGATGATATCCCTTTGTTACCCATGCTGTGctcaaatgcaaaagaaatagGATTGTTGATTATATTTTCAGCCTTTAATATGATTTCTTCCCTCCTAGTTGTTTTAGTATCATATGTGCTGATCCTGATTACCATATTTCAAATGCATTGTCctgaaggaagaaacaaagcTTTCTCAACATGTGCTTCTCATCTGACAGTGGTGATTGTGTTCTATGGGACTCTACTATTTATGTATGTGCAGCCTAAATCTGGTCACTCCTTTGATTCTGACAAAAAGGCCTCTGTGTTTTACACTTTATCCTGGTACTTAATCCCTTGGTCTACAGCTTAA